The Nicotiana tomentosiformis chromosome 9, ASM39032v3, whole genome shotgun sequence genome contains the following window.
AACCAACTTTCAAAGTCATGGATCCTTATTCCTACACCCCTCACTTTGAAGCTCCTGTTGAAActgagaaaccatcccggaaTGTGGAGCGAGATGAGATATTCAGTAAAGTAAAGagtttagagaaatctttgaagaacatgcaagggacaggaagccaagtaagtgtggcttacaaggatttatgcttattCCCTGATGTCTAACTGCCCGAtgggttcaagatgcccaagtttgacctgtacgatggacatggagatcccGTGGCCCATTTTAGAGGCTTTTGCAGCAAGATGAGAGGCGTCAGTGGGAAAGACGAATTATTAATGGCGTATTTCAGTTAGAGTTTGAGTGGGGCGGCTCTGgaatggtacacccgccaagacgctagcaggtggtacacatgggacgacttggctcaggcctttgctcggcacttttagtacaatatagacattgtcccggatcacctatctttgaccaaggtagaAAAGAAGACCAGTGagagctttagggaatatggtttcagatggagagaacaagttgcacgggtcaatcctccaatggaagaagatgagatggtcAAATACTTTCTTCAAGCCCTAGAGCCTACTTACTTTGAccatttgatctcagccataAGTATGTCCTTCAATgatgtggtaaagatgggaggaatggtggaagagggactcaagtcaaACACGATCATGAGCTACTCTGACATAAAAGCAACCACACAGGCAATTCAAAGTAGCACCGGAAGCCTGTTAggcaagaagaagaaggatgatgtCGCTATGATTATCTCTGGATCATGGCATGGCCCAAGGGGTTCGCTTCGCTAGTACACCCAACCTCAACCCCAACCTCAAGCTtacacccaagctccatataatccatccCAACATTATTTCCCACCACAAGACCCTCAATATTTAGCCAGACcaccccaataccatgttcaccacgcacagtcatatgctcaaccccctccttacccgcaatggcgtgctccaactccacaaaatccttATCCACCCTCACAACCATACCGAAACCCTACTGGCCCAAGCTTTCGACCAAGGCCGAATTATAGAAAATAAAGGCAGCAGCGGAAAGAAACCTCCACCCCTCTTGGAGAGTCGTATACCAGTTTGTTTCAAAGATTGAGGCAGTTGGAAGTCTTGAGGCCGATGGAGCCAAAGATACCAAATCCACCTCCAAGTAACCTTGATTATACCCTCAGATATGTATATTGTTCTGATGCCCCGGGGCACGACACAGAGAAGTGTTGGCATTTGAAGAGGGCAatccaagagcttattgatacaaatcaaatGGTGGTCCAGAGCTCGGAGgtgccaaacatcaaccaaaatcctttgtTGGCCCATGAAGAGACACATATGATTGAGATATTTCATAAGGATGGGGAGCCCAAGAATTCTTCCAAATCTGTCATGATGATCTGGGCTAGCGAAAGTAATTCAGTTAAAGCTCCAGATTCTGCAAAAGCAATGCCCTTGACAGTTGAAGGGGTGACGGAGAAGCTAAGCACGCTCAACGTGAAGCCATCTGTATTGGTTGTGAAAAGGCCTCCAATTGATGTTGGAGTGAAccaggaaaaataaaaagtggtCGTGCCAGGGATCCCGGGCAAgcctgtcataatcgtggaagggGCTCGTATTACCCCTGTTATTATTAAGCCAGTGACCCAGTTACCAATGGTTGACACAAAGGTCGTTCCGTGGAATTACAAACAGGTGATAGTGACATataaagggaaagaagtagaggaagaagtcaatgaaacCAGAGCACTGACTCGTTCTGGGAGATGTTTTAGCCCGGAGGAACTGAGGAAAGCCAAGCCATTCAAGATGGACACATCCTAGTAAAGAATCTAGTCACCAAAGAAGAGGCTGAAGAgttcctgaaaaagatgaaaatgcaaaACTATTCCATTGTGGAGCAGTTAAGGAAAACACCATctcagatctctcttttgtctttgctgatacattcagatgaacaccgcaaagccctgatgaagattttgaatgaggcccatgttcctgataagatcacggtgaaccacttggaaaagattTCTAACAAGATCTTCGAAGCAAACAggatcactttctcagatgatgaacttcctatggAGGGTATAGCGCACAACCGTgctctttatctcacagtgaagtgcgaggattctgctgtctcaagggtactggttgataacggttctagtgaaaatatttgccctctgtccactttgcGAAAGTTGAAGATCGACACTTAAAGGATCCACATGAACAATGTATATGTTCGAGGTTTCgatggaggagggaaagattctGTCGGTGATATAATGCTCAAATTGTCAATGGGGCCagttgagttcactatggagttccaagtgctagatgtggCTGTCTCCTACAACTTATTGTTGGGTAGGCCCTGGATACATGCTGCCAAGGCAATCCCGTCTTCTAtgcatcaaatggtaaagttcgaaTAGGACATgcaggaaatagttgtgcacggtgatgagaactTATCTGCTTACAATGACACAACTGATCCATTTATTCAAGctgaagatgataaagggccttgAGTTTACCAAACGTTCGAAACAGTGTCTGTCGAGAAGCTTCCTGAGGGAGAATGCATTTCAGGTTCGAAGCTACCCTCGGCATccgtcatggtagcaaatgaaatgttgaagaatggttttgTGTCGGGCAAAGGTCTGGGTTCATCTCTACAGGGTATTGCGCATCCGGTGTGTCTACATGAAAGTTTCGGTACATTTAGTTTGGGATTCACACTCATATGGAAGGACGTGAAAAGGGCTACAAATTGGAAAAAGGAAGCCATGGCCACTTCCTAAGCCTGTTCCACACATCTCcaagtcttttgtcaagccaggGGTCGCAAAATGCCCAATATCAGCGGTCCCTAAACCGGTGATCGACTTTGATGAaaagctgatcaagaggttccagagtctatttgatgaggttaatatagtagaaatcggggaaggttccagtaatgccgatGTGTAGCTTgttgggccaaatgtgaagcttagcaattggaaaactactcctctccccacccggaaggagttttggtagtttgatttgtttttctttctgtcatctgggttattccagggttgtaatccagatttttattttatttttttgcttgttttgatgtacaaacccttctatccttttatgttcaatgaaatacaattttCCGTTTTCCATTATTCCTTATAgcatttcatttttgttttgttttttctatacagttctttttatgctgctttcaatgacatgacatgcatgaggaattttcagccaaatcttaaaagTCAATCTAATTCTGAAATAATAATCCAAGAAGTAGAGTGATGATGAAACaaaatatgatgaagaagcagcaTTTGAGGAAATCAGTAGAGAACTAAAACATTTTGAAGGAAAACCCAAGGCTAATTTGGATGAAACTGAAGtaatcaatttaggagatcaagataatgtcagggaaaccaagataagtgtgtatctggaaccacaaatcaaggaagaaataatcaaagcactgtttgaatacaaagatgtctttgcatggtcgtatgatgATATGCCGAGTTTGAGCACTGATTTGGTAGTTCATAAATTGCCAACTGATCCGGCATTCCCTCAtgtcaagcaaaagttaagaaagttcaagactgacatgagtgtgaagattaaagaagaaatcacaaagcaactTGGGGCGAAAGTTATTCGGGTCACTTaatatcccacttggttagctaatgtggTGCCAGTAACAAAAAAGGATGGTTAGACCAGGGTATGTGTTGATTATCGTGGTCTTAACAAGGCAAGTCCAAAGCATAACTTTCCATTACCGAACATCCACATTCTGATTGATAATTATGCCAAGCATGAGATCgggtcttttgtggattgctacgcgggatatcaccagatcctgatggataaggaagatgcagaaaagacagcgTTCATCACGCTATGGGGTACATATTGCTACCCgataatgccatttggtttgaagaatgctggggcaacttacatgagggtaatgactaccatatttcatgacacgatacacaaggaaatttaggtttatgtagatgatgtgatcataaagtcaaagaagcagaCTGACCATGTCGGGTatttgagaaagtttttccaaaggctccgcaTGTACAATTTCAAGCTCAATCCGGCGAAATGTGCATTTTGTGTCCCGTCTGGGAAACTGttgggattcatagtcagtcgaCGCGGTATTGAGTTGATCCATCAAAGATCAAATCCATCCAAGAATTACCATCGCCAAAGAATAAAACCGAGGTGATGAGCCTGCTCGgaaggttaaactacatcagcaggtttattgctcaactcacAAGAACTTGTGAgtccatctttaagttgctgtaGAGGAATGCTGCGGTTAAGTGGACTGATGAGTGtcaggaagcatttgataagatcaagagttACCTATCAAACCCACGTGTGCTGGTCCCTCTGGAGCCTGGGAGACCTTTAATTCTCTATTTGACGGTcctggataattcttttggttgtgtgttgggtcaacacgacatAACGGGAAATAAAGAGCAAGCCATTTATTATCTCAGtaagaagttcactccttatgagaTTAAGTATATTCTTCTTGAGAGGACATGTTGCTCCATGACTTAGGTGgcacaaaagttgaagcattatctaTCGTCCTACAttacttacctcatttctcgcatggatcctctaaagtatatcTTTAAGAAGCCTATGCCTACAGGAAGACTtgcaaagtggcagattttactcacagagtttgatatcatctatgtgactcggaCCACGATGCAAGCCTAAGCCTTGGTCGACCACTTGGCCGAGAATCCAGTGGATGAAGAATATGAGCCACTAaagacttattttcctgatgaagaagtgatgtatgttgacgaggctgatcatgatgaaaagccaggttggaaactcttctttgatggagctgctaacatgaaaggtgtcggaataagggttgtactcatttctgaaacaaggcatcactaccctatgacgacccaacttcgattttatTGCACCAACAACATGGCCGAGTACGAAGCATGCATTCTGGTTTTGAGGTTAGCTGTAGATATGGGAGTCCAGGAAATACTGGTTTTGGAGATTCTGATTTGTTGGTTCACCATATTTAGGGAGAATGGGAGACtcaagatttaaagcttataTCGTATCAACAGtgtctgcatgatctttgtcaacgaTTTAGGTCAGTATAATTCAggcatattcccaggattcataatgagattACCGATGCCTTGGCTACTCTGGCGTCAATGTTACACCATCCGTATAAGACTTACGTCGACCCTCTGCATATCCAAGTCCGTGATCAGCACACTTATTGTAATGTGGTTGAACAGGAAGTTGATGGTGAACCTTGGTTCCACGATATCAAGGAATACATCAAGTCGGGGTATATCCGGTACATGCCACATGTGATCAAAAAAGAACCATTCGACGTCTGGCTAGTGGATTTTTCTTGAGCGGAGGAATCTTGTACAAGAGGACTCCAGATCTAGGACTAGTAAGGTGCATAGATGCTAAACAAGCGTCGACTATCATGACCGAAGTACATTTCGgagtttgcgggccgcatatgaGCGGGTATGTTTTGGCAAAGAAGATCTACGAGtaggttattattggctcaccatggaacaagattgcatcagctttgttcgaaaatgtcatcaatgccaggtgcacggtgatttgattcattcccctccatctgagttgcacacaatgtctgcaccgtggccctttgttgcttggggcgtggatgtcattggaccaattgAGCCGGCAACGTCAAACGGTcataggtttattctggtggccattgattactttaccaagtgggtcAAAGATgtaactttcaagtccgtgaccaagaaggcggtggtagattttgttcattcaaatatcatttgccggttcggaattcccaaggtaatcatcacagacaatgctgctaacctcaacagtcatttgatgaaagaggtatgccaacagtTCAAGATTATGCATCGAAACTCCACTCTGTATCGTCCTAAGGCAAACAGAGCTGTTGAGGCTACTAACAAGAACGTAAAGAAGATACTTCATAAGATGGTGCAAGGTtccaggcaatggcatgaaaagttaccttttgctttactggGTTATCGCACTACTGTTCGCACTTTAGTAGGTACAACTCTTtatttgctggtatatggaacTGAGGCCATTATACCTGCGGAAGTTGAGATTCTATCCCTTCGGATCGTTGctgaagctgaaattgatgatgatgaatggGTCAAAACTCGGCTAGAGTagttgagtttgattgatgaaaaaagattggcagcagtatgtcatggtcaattatctcagaaaagaatggcaagagcatacaacaagaaggtgcgtccCTGGAAATATGAAGGGGGCCAGCTGGTATTGAAATgcatccttccacatcaggctGAAGCTAAAGGTAAGTTCACCCCAAACTGGCAGGGGCCGTTCATTGTGACAAAGGTGTTTCccaatggtgctttgtatttaaTAGACATAGAAGGAAAATGTGCTgatatggctatcaattctgatgcagtcaagagatattatttaTGATTTCTTCGCTTATCTTCAATCGCATTTTGTACTCGgcatgttcaaagttggaatgacgaaggcatCTTATTCTGCTACCCCCAAACACTTTTAtcctttgttacccctttttgagccttatttattttattccatacccctcttttggaatcagaagcagagttagaaatagaaaacaaaaagacaaaaaagaaaataaaaaagagaagaagaaaaaagaaaagcaaagtaacaaaaaacaaaataacttTTACTAGTAGgaactacgtttgacctgattcctttaatggatacgtaggcagccttattCTGAGGTTCGGTCTCatcaaataaaaattcaaaattttccaGACTCAAAGAAACTGGGGCATAAGTTTTAGTTCTGCTAAAGaactgattccaaaagttgtaattttgaacccTTTCATTTTAAATTGTTTTGAGCCTTTATGTCACCTTTTCTTTCTAACCATGTCCAAAAGCCTACACTACggtccaaagaaagaccttccGATCAATATTTGAGGATACCAAGTCAAGTGAGATAGAGGTATGATTTACATTATGGGTAACACCTTGTTCATGGGcacaagaaaaataaacaaagtgagagagtcttattggtgaaaaccctcacgggcaccgtaaggcgatggtgagatgaggaaaaaatttaaaatgagagggtcttattggtgaaaaccctcgcgGGCATCGTAAGGCGGTGGTGAGTTGAGAGATGAAcaaatgagagaggcttgttgGTGAAAATCCTTCGGGGCACTACAAGTCGAAAGAGGTTGGTGACTTTACATAGAAATTGAATTATGAAAATCCcggttttgaagtatgaagacatggCATGAACTGAAATGTTATTAGTTGGATGGATTAGGATGATCAATCctaaatgcatgtcatgatcattggagcCAACTGGttcattcagataagtctcttttccattCTTCTTCAAATAGTCATATATGTTTAAAATTTTCCTCTTTATTCCCaattctcgaagtcacttcgcttcgtttcttttgggtctatttttctaagtctctgTCAAGTTAGTCTTTGTAAAGCAAGCAATAAAGGACTTTCAAGCCCATTACCAGCTTTTTAATTACACCACGCGAAATTCGGCCAAGCACATCACAAGTGACATAATTCAGAATGAGCAATGTGGTGGTAATTGAAGTTCAGGTGGTCAAGCGATTCGTGAATTTTGAGAAAATGCAAATGCTCAACAATTGTCAGAATAAAAGTACCATACAACGAGTTGAGTGTAAGGCATTCAAGTCATTCAGAGGTTTTATGGTCGAGGTACGATCAGAAGGTCAAACAATTCTTTGTAGCCCGAAGCAACTAATCAAAATAAAGTGGGGTAGTGGCAGAAGCAGACACCttcagcaaggatgccacaaactaaccgccacattctcaaactgacaaaattttctttgtttaaaGCAGGGCAAGAAATTTTGTTTGCTTTTCCAAGAATCCCCCATGAGGAAAGCATGTTCCAGACAAGttcagttttaagttttcaggaccctcctggataatgggagtTAATTTCAAGtgttcaggaccctcctggaccCTCctggaccctcctggataatggaatttaatttcaagttttcaggaccctcctggaccctcctggataatggaatttaatttcaagttttcaagaccctcctggataatggtaTCTAGTTTTAatttttcaggaccctcctggataatgggattcaaCTAACACTCAATGAATGTTCCTGGTACAAATCGTGGCAGAAAAGTTTCTCTGTTTTGTCTGTGTTGTTGTGATCGCAGGTGCCTacctggagaatgagagaatttatttcaagttcaagttgatatcaggcgcccacctggagaacaaggGAATTTATTTAAGGTTTAAGTAAACATCatgcacccacctggaaaatgagggaattcatttcaagttttaaatcAGCAACAGGcgtccacctggagaatgagggaattcatttcaagttttaagtcagcatcaggcacccacctggaaaacgagggaattcatttcaagttttaagtcaacatcaggcacccacctggaaaatgagggaattcatttcaagttttaagtcagcatcaagcaccc
Protein-coding sequences here:
- the LOC138899266 gene encoding uncharacterized protein, producing the protein MNNVYVRGFDGGGKDSVGDIMLKLSMGPVEFTMEFQVLDVAVSYNLLLGRPWIHAAKAIPSSMHQMLKMIKGLEFTKRSKQCLSRSFLRENAFQSDDETKYDEEAAFEEISRELKHFEGKPKANLDETEVINLGDQDNVRETKISVYLEPQIKEEIIKALFEYKDVFAWSYDDMPSLSTDLVVHKLPTDPAFPHVKQKLRKFKTDMSVKIKEEITKQLGAKVIRVT